The following coding sequences are from one Lolium rigidum isolate FL_2022 chromosome 6, APGP_CSIRO_Lrig_0.1, whole genome shotgun sequence window:
- the LOC124661373 gene encoding serine carboxypeptidase-like 18 isoform X2, which translates to MISPRQLCRCFLLLLIFAVAPRTSDSKLVTSLPGFHGRLPFNLHTGYVEVNEGTELFYYFVESDTRAEEAPFLLWLTGGDRCSVFSGLANEIGPVRFVEEPYNGSLPRLQINPSSWTQVAHILFVDSPVGAGFSFSTKPEGYQVGDVSSSLQIHDFLIKWFSDHPKYHQNSFYIGGDSYAGKLIPFIAHIISQGIQAGNTPTLNLKGYLVGNPSTGEIIDTSSRVPYAHGVGIISDQLYETILENCKGLDYMLPSNAPCAQALDTFNHLMSQVQGAHILLDTCVYASAPTGPAADTKAEYSSDSGRRILVGNPPARPPFGCITYKNYLSYFWANAEETRDALGIKEGSVEEWVRCHNGDLPYSIDIRSSIEYHRNLTANGGYRALVYSGDHDSLVPHLGTQAWIRSLGFPVVRDWRAWHLNGQSAGFTLTYSNNMTFATIKGGGHTAPEYEPERCFAMFSRWILEEPL; encoded by the exons ATGATCTCGCCGAGGCAACTCTGCCGCTGCTTCCTGTTGCTGTTGATCTTTGCCGTGGCCCCGCGCACCTCCGATTCCAAGTTGGTGACCAGCCTCCCTGGTTTCCACGGCCGCCTCCCCTTCAACCTCCACACTGG GTACGTGGAGGTGAACGAGGGCACGGAGCTCTTCTACTACTTCGTCGAGTCGGATACCCGCGCCGAGGAGGCCCCTTTCCTTCTATGGCTCACCGGCGGCGACCGCTGCTCCGTCTTCAGTGGCCTCGCCAATGAGATCG GTCCCGTCAGATTCGTGGAGGAGCCCTACAATGGCAGCTTGCCACGCCTACAAATCAATCCGAGCTCATGGACGCAG GTAGCACACATCCTGTTTGTTGATTCACCGGTTGGGGCTGGATTCTCCTTTTCAACGAAACCAGAAGGGTACCAGGTTGGGGATGTATCCTCCTCGCTGCAGATCCATGACTTCCTTATCAAGTGGTTCAGCGACCATCCCAAATACCACCAGAATTCTTTCTATATCGGGGGAGACTCCTATGCCGGAAAACTCATACCATTTATCGCCCACATCATTTCACAAG GTATTCAAGCAGGAAACACTCCCACCCTTAATCTAAAG GGCTATCTAGTTGGTAACCCATCAACTGGTGAGATCATTGATACAAGTTCTAGAGTGCCATATGCTCACGGAGTTGGTATAATATCAGATCAATTATATGAG ACTATATTGGAGAATTGCAAAGGTCTGGACTACATGCTTCCTTCGAACGCACCGTGCGCCCAAGCTCTGGATACATTTAACCAT CTGATGTCCCAAGTTCAGGGGGCCCACATTTTGTTGGACACCTGTGTTTATGCATCCGCTCCCACCGGACCAGCAGCTGATACCAAGGCCGAGTACTCTAGTGATTCTGGTAGGAGGATCCTTGTTGGAAATCCGCCGGCTCGTCCTCCATTTGGATGTATT ACATATAAGAACTACCTGTCATACTTCTGGGCAAACGCGGAGGAGACCCGAGATGCTCTTGGGATCAAGGAGGGCAGCGTGGAGGAGTGGGTCAGGTGCCACAACGGCGATCTGCCTTATTCCATCGACATCAGGAGTAGCATCGAGTATCACCGGAACCTGACAGCCAACGGTGGCTACCGGGCGCTCGTATACAGCGGTGACCACGATTCGTTGGTGCCTCACCTAGGGACGCAGGCGTGGATAAGGTCACTGGGCTTCCCCGTGGTCCGCGACTGGAGGGCATGGCATCTAAATGGCCAGTCTGCAGG GTTCACTTTAACGTACTCCAACAACATGACATTTGCCACCATCAAG GGTGGTGGGCATACGGCGCCAGAGTACGAACCTGAGAGGTGCTTCGCCATGTTCAGCCGTTGGATACTTGAGGAACCACTCTAG
- the LOC124661373 gene encoding serine carboxypeptidase-like 18 isoform X1, protein MISPRQLCRCFLLLLIFAVAPRTSDSKLVTSLPGFHGRLPFNLHTGYVEVNEGTELFYYFVESDTRAEEAPFLLWLTGGDRCSVFSGLANEIGPVRFVEEPYNGSLPRLQINPSSWTQVAHILFVDSPVGAGFSFSTKPEGYQVGDVSSSLQIHDFLIKWFSDHPKYHQNSFYIGGDSYAGKLIPFIAHIISQDSSSSGIQAGNTPTLNLKGYLVGNPSTGEIIDTSSRVPYAHGVGIISDQLYETILENCKGLDYMLPSNAPCAQALDTFNHLMSQVQGAHILLDTCVYASAPTGPAADTKAEYSSDSGRRILVGNPPARPPFGCITYKNYLSYFWANAEETRDALGIKEGSVEEWVRCHNGDLPYSIDIRSSIEYHRNLTANGGYRALVYSGDHDSLVPHLGTQAWIRSLGFPVVRDWRAWHLNGQSAGFTLTYSNNMTFATIKGGGHTAPEYEPERCFAMFSRWILEEPL, encoded by the exons ATGATCTCGCCGAGGCAACTCTGCCGCTGCTTCCTGTTGCTGTTGATCTTTGCCGTGGCCCCGCGCACCTCCGATTCCAAGTTGGTGACCAGCCTCCCTGGTTTCCACGGCCGCCTCCCCTTCAACCTCCACACTGG GTACGTGGAGGTGAACGAGGGCACGGAGCTCTTCTACTACTTCGTCGAGTCGGATACCCGCGCCGAGGAGGCCCCTTTCCTTCTATGGCTCACCGGCGGCGACCGCTGCTCCGTCTTCAGTGGCCTCGCCAATGAGATCG GTCCCGTCAGATTCGTGGAGGAGCCCTACAATGGCAGCTTGCCACGCCTACAAATCAATCCGAGCTCATGGACGCAG GTAGCACACATCCTGTTTGTTGATTCACCGGTTGGGGCTGGATTCTCCTTTTCAACGAAACCAGAAGGGTACCAGGTTGGGGATGTATCCTCCTCGCTGCAGATCCATGACTTCCTTATCAAGTGGTTCAGCGACCATCCCAAATACCACCAGAATTCTTTCTATATCGGGGGAGACTCCTATGCCGGAAAACTCATACCATTTATCGCCCACATCATTTCACAAG ATAGCTCCTCTTCAGGTATTCAAGCAGGAAACACTCCCACCCTTAATCTAAAG GGCTATCTAGTTGGTAACCCATCAACTGGTGAGATCATTGATACAAGTTCTAGAGTGCCATATGCTCACGGAGTTGGTATAATATCAGATCAATTATATGAG ACTATATTGGAGAATTGCAAAGGTCTGGACTACATGCTTCCTTCGAACGCACCGTGCGCCCAAGCTCTGGATACATTTAACCAT CTGATGTCCCAAGTTCAGGGGGCCCACATTTTGTTGGACACCTGTGTTTATGCATCCGCTCCCACCGGACCAGCAGCTGATACCAAGGCCGAGTACTCTAGTGATTCTGGTAGGAGGATCCTTGTTGGAAATCCGCCGGCTCGTCCTCCATTTGGATGTATT ACATATAAGAACTACCTGTCATACTTCTGGGCAAACGCGGAGGAGACCCGAGATGCTCTTGGGATCAAGGAGGGCAGCGTGGAGGAGTGGGTCAGGTGCCACAACGGCGATCTGCCTTATTCCATCGACATCAGGAGTAGCATCGAGTATCACCGGAACCTGACAGCCAACGGTGGCTACCGGGCGCTCGTATACAGCGGTGACCACGATTCGTTGGTGCCTCACCTAGGGACGCAGGCGTGGATAAGGTCACTGGGCTTCCCCGTGGTCCGCGACTGGAGGGCATGGCATCTAAATGGCCAGTCTGCAGG GTTCACTTTAACGTACTCCAACAACATGACATTTGCCACCATCAAG GGTGGTGGGCATACGGCGCCAGAGTACGAACCTGAGAGGTGCTTCGCCATGTTCAGCCGTTGGATACTTGAGGAACCACTCTAG
- the LOC124661831 gene encoding serine carboxypeptidase-like 18 isoform X1 produces the protein MISPRQLCRCFLLLLIFAVAPRTSDSKLVTSLPGFHGRLPFNLHTGYVEVNEGTELFYYFVESDTRAEEAPFLLWLTGGDRCSVFSGLANEIGPVRFVEEPYNGSLPRLQINPSSWTQVAHILFLDSPVGAGFSFSTKPEGYQVGDVSSSLQIHDFLIKWFSDHPKYHQNSFYIGGDSYAGKLIPFIAHIISQDSSSSGIQAGNTPTLNLKGYLVGNPSTGEIIDTSSRVPYAHGVGIISDQLYETILENCKGLDYMLPSNAPCAQALDTFNHLMSQVQGAHILLDTCVYASAPTGPAADTKAEYSSDSGRRILVGNPPARPPFGCITYKNYLSYFWANAEVTRDALGIKEGSVEEWVRCHNGDLPYSIDLRSSIEYHRNLTANGGYRALVYSGDHDSLVPHLGTQAWIRSLGFPVVRDWRAWHLNGQSAGFTLTYSNNMTFATIKGGGHTAPEYEPERCFAMFSRWILEEPL, from the exons ATGATCTCGCCGAGGCAACTCTGCCGCTGCTTCCTGTTGCTGTTGATCTTTGCCGTGGCCCCGCGCACCTCCGATTCCAAGTTGGTGACCAGCCTCCCTGGCTTCCACGGCCGCCTCCCCTTCAACCTCCACACTGG GTACGTGGAGGTGAACGAGGGCACGGAGCTCTTCTACTACTTCGTCGAGTCGGATACCCGCGCCGAGGAGGCCCCTTTCCTTCTCTGGCTCACCGGCGGCGACCGGTGCTCCGTCTTCAGTGGCCTCGCCAATGAGATCG GTCCCGTCAGATTCGTGGAGGAGCCCTACAATGGCAGCTTGCCACGCCTACAAATCAATCCGAGCTCATGGACGCAG GTAGCACACATCCTGTTTCTTGATTCACCGGTTGGGGCTGGATTCTCCTTTTCAACGAAACCAGAAGGGTACCAGGTTGGGGATGTATCCTCCTCGCTGCAGATCCATGACTTCCTTATCAAGTGGTTCAGCGACCATCCCAAATACCACCAGAATTCTTTCTATATCGGGGGAGACTCCTATGCCGGAAAACTCATACCATTTATCGCCCACATCATTTCACAAG ATAGCTCCTCTTCAGGTATTCAAGCAGGAAACACTCCCACCCTTAATCTAAAG GGCTATCTAGTTGGTAACCCATCAACTGGTGAGATCATTGATACAAGTTCTAGAGTGCCATATGCTCACGGAGTTGGTATAATATCAGATCAATTATATGAG ACTATATTGGAGAATTGCAAAGGTCTGGACTACATGCTTCCTTCGAACGCACCGTGCGCCCAAGCTCTGGATACATTTAACCAT CTGATGTCCCAAGTTCAGGGGGCCCACATTTTGTTGGACACCTGTGTTTATGCATCCGCTCCCACCGGACCAGCAGCTGATACCAAGGCCGAGTACTCTAGTGATTCTGGTAGGAGGATCCTTGTTGGAAATCCGCCGGCTCGTCCTCCATTTGGATGTATT ACATATAAGAACTACCTATCATACTTCTGGGCAAACGCGGAGGTGACCCGAGATGCTCTTGGGATCAAGGAGGGCAGCGTGGAGGAGTGGGTCAGGTGCCACAACGGCGACCTGCCTTATTCCATCGACCTCAGGAGTAGCATCGAGTATCACCGGAACCTCACGGCCAACGGTGGCTACCGGGCGCTCGTATACAGTGGTGACCACGATTCGTTGGTGCCTCACCTGGGGACGCAGGCGTGGATAAGGTCACTGGGCTTCCCCGTGGTCCGCGACTGGAGGGCATGGCATCTAAATGGCCAGTCTGCAGG GTTCACTTTAACGTACTCCAACAACATGACATTTGCCACCATCAAG GGTGGTGGGCATACGGCGCCAGAGTACGAACCTGAGAGGTGCTTCGCCATGTTCAGCCGTTGGATACTTGAGGAACCACTCTAG
- the LOC124661831 gene encoding serine carboxypeptidase-like 18 isoform X2 has protein sequence MISPRQLCRCFLLLLIFAVAPRTSDSKLVTSLPGFHGRLPFNLHTGYVEVNEGTELFYYFVESDTRAEEAPFLLWLTGGDRCSVFSGLANEIGPVRFVEEPYNGSLPRLQINPSSWTQVAHILFLDSPVGAGFSFSTKPEGYQVGDVSSSLQIHDFLIKWFSDHPKYHQNSFYIGGDSYAGKLIPFIAHIISQGIQAGNTPTLNLKGYLVGNPSTGEIIDTSSRVPYAHGVGIISDQLYETILENCKGLDYMLPSNAPCAQALDTFNHLMSQVQGAHILLDTCVYASAPTGPAADTKAEYSSDSGRRILVGNPPARPPFGCITYKNYLSYFWANAEVTRDALGIKEGSVEEWVRCHNGDLPYSIDLRSSIEYHRNLTANGGYRALVYSGDHDSLVPHLGTQAWIRSLGFPVVRDWRAWHLNGQSAGFTLTYSNNMTFATIKGGGHTAPEYEPERCFAMFSRWILEEPL, from the exons ATGATCTCGCCGAGGCAACTCTGCCGCTGCTTCCTGTTGCTGTTGATCTTTGCCGTGGCCCCGCGCACCTCCGATTCCAAGTTGGTGACCAGCCTCCCTGGCTTCCACGGCCGCCTCCCCTTCAACCTCCACACTGG GTACGTGGAGGTGAACGAGGGCACGGAGCTCTTCTACTACTTCGTCGAGTCGGATACCCGCGCCGAGGAGGCCCCTTTCCTTCTCTGGCTCACCGGCGGCGACCGGTGCTCCGTCTTCAGTGGCCTCGCCAATGAGATCG GTCCCGTCAGATTCGTGGAGGAGCCCTACAATGGCAGCTTGCCACGCCTACAAATCAATCCGAGCTCATGGACGCAG GTAGCACACATCCTGTTTCTTGATTCACCGGTTGGGGCTGGATTCTCCTTTTCAACGAAACCAGAAGGGTACCAGGTTGGGGATGTATCCTCCTCGCTGCAGATCCATGACTTCCTTATCAAGTGGTTCAGCGACCATCCCAAATACCACCAGAATTCTTTCTATATCGGGGGAGACTCCTATGCCGGAAAACTCATACCATTTATCGCCCACATCATTTCACAAG GTATTCAAGCAGGAAACACTCCCACCCTTAATCTAAAG GGCTATCTAGTTGGTAACCCATCAACTGGTGAGATCATTGATACAAGTTCTAGAGTGCCATATGCTCACGGAGTTGGTATAATATCAGATCAATTATATGAG ACTATATTGGAGAATTGCAAAGGTCTGGACTACATGCTTCCTTCGAACGCACCGTGCGCCCAAGCTCTGGATACATTTAACCAT CTGATGTCCCAAGTTCAGGGGGCCCACATTTTGTTGGACACCTGTGTTTATGCATCCGCTCCCACCGGACCAGCAGCTGATACCAAGGCCGAGTACTCTAGTGATTCTGGTAGGAGGATCCTTGTTGGAAATCCGCCGGCTCGTCCTCCATTTGGATGTATT ACATATAAGAACTACCTATCATACTTCTGGGCAAACGCGGAGGTGACCCGAGATGCTCTTGGGATCAAGGAGGGCAGCGTGGAGGAGTGGGTCAGGTGCCACAACGGCGACCTGCCTTATTCCATCGACCTCAGGAGTAGCATCGAGTATCACCGGAACCTCACGGCCAACGGTGGCTACCGGGCGCTCGTATACAGTGGTGACCACGATTCGTTGGTGCCTCACCTGGGGACGCAGGCGTGGATAAGGTCACTGGGCTTCCCCGTGGTCCGCGACTGGAGGGCATGGCATCTAAATGGCCAGTCTGCAGG GTTCACTTTAACGTACTCCAACAACATGACATTTGCCACCATCAAG GGTGGTGGGCATACGGCGCCAGAGTACGAACCTGAGAGGTGCTTCGCCATGTTCAGCCGTTGGATACTTGAGGAACCACTCTAG